Proteins encoded together in one Peribacillus asahii window:
- the yneA gene encoding cell division suppressor protein YneA, which produces MKAFYKKYFYTIVVAGAVFLLSILFSLTIQEDSSAHFQSILIEEGDTLWSIANRYEESHLTKAEFIDWIEEYNEVRADALQPGETIIIPVTQDEHIQSMASAE; this is translated from the coding sequence TTGAAGGCTTTTTATAAAAAGTATTTTTATACTATCGTGGTAGCAGGTGCTGTGTTTCTTTTATCAATCTTATTCTCACTTACAATTCAGGAAGACTCTTCAGCACATTTCCAGTCCATTCTCATAGAGGAAGGCGATACATTATGGAGCATTGCTAATCGGTATGAAGAAAGTCATTTGACAAAAGCGGAATTCATTGATTGGATAGAAGAATATAATGAAGTACGTGCAGATGCTTTGCAGCCAGGTGAAACAATCATCATCCCTGTTACTCAGGATGAGCATATTCAAAGTATGGCAAGTGCTGAATAA